A single genomic interval of Bacteroidota bacterium harbors:
- a CDS encoding riboflavin synthase: MFTGIIEDIGEVVAIEKEQSNLIFTIKSKLTPELKIDQSVAHNGVCLTVVDINGMQYKVTAIAETLSKTNLDTLKPGSLVNLERSLLANQRIDGHFVQGHVDTTGVCTEIVNKNGSWLFTIQYVADQTHFYTVSKGSICINGISLTVAQSNKGEMALAIIPYTYENTNLNTLKTGDKVNIEFDILGKYISALIQNK, from the coding sequence ATGTTTACCGGGATTATTGAAGATATTGGAGAAGTAGTTGCCATTGAGAAAGAACAAAGTAATTTGATTTTTACTATCAAAAGCAAATTAACTCCTGAGCTTAAAATTGACCAAAGTGTGGCTCATAATGGAGTGTGTCTGACTGTTGTTGACATCAATGGAATGCAATACAAAGTGACTGCCATTGCCGAAACCTTATCCAAAACCAATTTAGACACATTAAAGCCCGGAAGTCTTGTCAATCTTGAGCGTTCATTACTTGCAAATCAGCGTATTGACGGACATTTTGTACAAGGGCATGTGGACACCACCGGAGTTTGCACAGAAATTGTGAATAAAAACGGAAGCTGGTTGTTTACCATACAATATGTAGCTGACCAAACACATTTTTATACCGTCTCCAAAGGTTCTATATGTATTAATGGTATAAGCCTGACTGTAGCACAAAGTAACAAAGGTGAAATGGCGCTTGCCATAATCCCTTATACTTATGAAAATACCAACCTTAACACCTTGAAAACCGGAGATAAAGTCAATATTGAGTTTGATATTTTGGGCAAGTATATCAGTGCATTGATTCAAAATAAATAA
- the pstB gene encoding phosphate ABC transporter ATP-binding protein PstB, translating into MIEAINVNFFYGSFHAIKDVNLKMEANTVTALIGPSGCGKSTFLRLFNRMNDEIKGAKLTGQCLIDEKDIYSKSKQVDVLRKNVGMVFQKPNPFPKSIFENVAYGLKVNGETNNKFIEYKVEESLTSAALWNEVKDKLNKSAFELSGGQQQRLCIARALAVSPSILLMDEPASALDPISTSKIEELIHELKQQYTIVIVTHNMQQAARVSDKTGFFMYGKLVEYSDTKKMFLAPEQEETQNYITGRFG; encoded by the coding sequence ATGATAGAAGCAATTAATGTAAACTTTTTCTATGGCTCATTTCATGCCATCAAAGATGTAAATTTGAAAATGGAAGCCAATACAGTTACGGCACTCATTGGTCCTTCGGGATGTGGAAAATCTACCTTTCTAAGATTGTTTAATCGGATGAATGATGAAATAAAAGGAGCTAAACTAACGGGACAATGTTTGATCGATGAAAAGGATATCTATTCAAAATCTAAGCAAGTAGATGTGCTAAGAAAAAATGTAGGGATGGTTTTTCAAAAACCTAATCCTTTCCCAAAAAGCATTTTTGAAAATGTTGCTTATGGTTTAAAAGTGAATGGTGAAACAAATAATAAATTTATAGAATATAAAGTAGAAGAATCATTAACCTCAGCTGCTTTGTGGAATGAGGTAAAGGACAAACTGAATAAATCTGCTTTTGAACTTTCGGGAGGGCAACAACAACGATTGTGCATTGCCCGTGCATTGGCGGTGTCGCCCTCTATTCTGCTGATGGATGAACCTGCTTCGGCTTTAGACCCTATTTCTACCTCAAAAATTGAGGAGTTGATTCACGAGTTAAAACAGCAATATACCATTGTAATTGTTACCCACAATATGCAACAAGCCGCTAGGGTAAGCGACAAAACAGGGTTCTTTATGTATGGGAAATTGGTGGAATATTCCGATACCAAAAAAATGTTTTTAGCGCCTGAACAAGAAGAAACACAAAATTATATTACAGGAAGATTTGGTTAA
- a CDS encoding ATP-binding protein, whose product MRLNFRLQLFLYVALAFSLFTLSVYLFEQSQEKKFKTEAIEARLDAYIDVIQNSIANKSVDDYLITLKSIESLFPSNLRLSIIDHNGKVMYDNSVSDYSGLENHLTRPEVSEARKNKTGADIRISQSTQKKYLYYCKNERNLFVRVALPYDIQVQQFFKPDNVFLYVIILLFLTVLFILNKISNSFSKSIVELRDFAIAPKKDTRLNFPKNEIGEIGKEIAANYTQLRVSKEQIELDKEKLLQHIHNSKEGICFYSPQKNAEFYNGLFIQNIHTITDEPTTEPSIIFSDNTFEELQHFLENTQQHFKEYNLSKQGKIFSIRIVKFEDRSFEVIINDISKQEELKKIKQQMLSNIAHELRTPVAGIRGYLETILEKPLDEKTNQHFLSQAYHQTKVLSDLIQDMNLINKMDEAGNTLKKVTLNLLALLEKIQDEYSLTLIEDNIKLQLSIPESTVINANESLINSLFKNLIDNAIRYAGNGISISISMYKEDNEFYYFSFYDTGIGIPDEKHLVRIFERFYRVDEGRTRDTGGSGLGLSIVKNVVSIHGGNIIAKNRKGGGLEFLFSLRKD is encoded by the coding sequence ATGAGATTAAATTTCAGACTTCAACTGTTTCTTTATGTTGCACTTGCTTTTTCATTATTCACTCTGAGCGTGTATTTGTTTGAACAATCGCAAGAGAAAAAATTCAAAACAGAAGCCATTGAAGCCAGACTAGATGCATATATAGATGTGATACAAAACAGCATTGCCAATAAATCTGTTGATGATTATCTAATCACACTTAAATCAATTGAATCTTTATTCCCATCAAACTTACGCCTTTCAATTATTGACCACAATGGGAAAGTGATGTATGATAATTCTGTATCCGACTATTCCGGATTAGAAAATCACCTAACCCGTCCTGAAGTAAGTGAAGCGCGAAAGAACAAGACAGGTGCCGATATTCGTATTTCTCAATCGACACAAAAAAAGTATTTATACTATTGTAAAAATGAAAGAAATCTCTTTGTAAGAGTGGCTTTACCCTATGATATACAAGTGCAGCAATTCTTCAAACCCGACAATGTTTTTTTATATGTTATTATCCTTCTGTTTTTAACTGTTTTGTTTATTCTCAATAAAATCAGTAACAGTTTTTCTAAATCAATCGTTGAATTACGAGACTTTGCGATTGCCCCTAAGAAAGATACACGGTTGAATTTTCCCAAAAATGAAATTGGGGAAATTGGAAAAGAAATTGCCGCAAATTACACACAACTCAGAGTGTCTAAGGAACAAATAGAATTGGATAAAGAAAAACTGTTGCAACATATCCATAATTCCAAGGAAGGAATTTGTTTTTATTCACCCCAAAAAAATGCAGAGTTTTATAATGGCTTGTTTATTCAAAATATTCATACCATAACCGATGAACCTACTACTGAACCTTCCATTATTTTTTCGGATAACACATTCGAAGAGCTTCAACACTTCTTAGAAAATACGCAGCAGCATTTCAAAGAGTATAATCTAAGCAAGCAAGGTAAAATATTTTCTATCCGCATTGTAAAGTTTGAAGATAGAAGTTTTGAAGTCATCATAAACGATATTTCAAAACAAGAAGAGTTGAAAAAAATAAAACAGCAAATGCTCAGCAATATAGCCCACGAACTGCGAACACCCGTTGCAGGAATCAGAGGGTATTTAGAAACTATTCTGGAAAAACCTTTGGACGAAAAAACCAATCAGCATTTTCTGTCTCAGGCTTACCATCAAACCAAAGTATTATCAGACTTGATACAGGACATGAACCTCATCAATAAGATGGATGAAGCAGGAAATACGCTAAAAAAAGTAACTTTAAATCTGTTAGCACTTTTAGAAAAAATACAGGATGAATATTCTTTAACGCTTATCGAAGACAACATTAAACTACAGCTTTCGATTCCTGAAAGCACGGTAATTAATGCCAACGAAAGTTTGATTAATTCTTTATTTAAAAATTTAATAGACAACGCCATTCGCTATGCAGGGAATGGCATTAGTATTTCTATTTCAATGTATAAAGAAGACAATGAATTCTATTATTTCTCATTCTATGACACAGGTATTGGCATTCCGGACGAAAAACATTTAGTACGCATTTTTGAGCGATTTTATAGAGTAGATGAAGGAAGAACTAGGGACACCGGAGGTTCCGGACTTGGTCTTTCCATTGTGAAAAATGTAGTCTCCATTCATGGGGGCAATATCATTGCAAAAAATAGGAAAGGTGGCGGATTGGAATTTTTATTCAGCTTAAGGAAGGATTAA
- the hscB gene encoding Fe-S protein assembly co-chaperone HscB, with translation MDTSNYFRFYGFEPEFDIDEKLLRQKYLQINRDFHPDFFALSPEKKTEALQISSYNNDAFKTLETFDKRVAYYLSLYGLYDKESKAELPPDFLMEVIDLNEEVADAQFDHDANTLNAVKEKITKMMQECVDKLVEIGKQLKGQEERDTLHQAAKTEFQKYKYFSRLLSKIK, from the coding sequence ATGGATACAAGCAATTATTTTCGTTTTTACGGTTTTGAGCCTGAATTTGATATTGACGAAAAATTATTGCGACAAAAATACCTGCAAATCAACCGCGATTTTCACCCTGATTTTTTTGCCTTAAGTCCTGAAAAAAAAACAGAAGCTTTGCAGATTTCATCATATAACAATGATGCTTTCAAAACCCTTGAAACATTTGACAAAAGAGTAGCTTATTACTTGTCTCTATATGGCTTATATGACAAGGAGTCCAAAGCCGAATTGCCACCTGATTTTCTGATGGAAGTGATTGACCTGAATGAGGAAGTTGCAGATGCTCAATTTGACCATGATGCAAATACCCTGAATGCGGTAAAGGAAAAAATTACTAAGATGATGCAGGAATGTGTAGATAAACTGGTAGAGATTGGCAAGCAACTGAAAGGACAAGAAGAAAGAGATACATTACACCAGGCTGCCAAAACAGAATTTCAGAAATATAAATACTTTAGCAGGTTGTTGTCCAAAATCAAATGA
- the rnc gene encoding ribonuclease III, protein MSLLSLKSTTLDFLLLSILSYIGLQREKKFCKRIQKITGYKPENIRLYKLALTHKTTATKIHHGDIREDNERLEFLGDAVLDLITAEILFKQFPFKNEGFLTEMRSKMVSREQLGNIAGKIGLLEIVKFDKSMLNRKGAMHVVGGNALEALIGAVYLDKGYKKTSKFIKKRIVDTHLDFKILEESEISYKGKLYEYAQKEKKEVRLDVVNEFRKGGDTYFEICVLIDNVQIAKEVYNSKKKAEELASEKAYKKIMEQSAH, encoded by the coding sequence ATGTCTCTGTTATCTTTAAAAAGTACAACCCTTGATTTTCTTCTATTGAGTATTCTGTCTTATATTGGACTTCAACGAGAAAAGAAGTTTTGTAAGCGCATACAAAAAATAACCGGATACAAACCTGAAAATATAAGGTTGTATAAACTTGCCCTAACGCATAAAACTACCGCTACTAAAATCCATCACGGAGACATCAGAGAAGACAACGAAAGATTGGAATTCTTGGGTGATGCTGTCTTGGACTTAATTACGGCTGAAATACTTTTCAAACAATTTCCATTCAAAAACGAGGGGTTCCTTACAGAAATGCGCTCCAAAATGGTAAGTCGTGAGCAATTAGGAAATATTGCCGGCAAAATAGGATTATTGGAAATTGTCAAATTTGATAAAAGTATGCTGAATAGAAAAGGAGCTATGCATGTAGTGGGTGGCAATGCTCTTGAAGCACTCATCGGTGCGGTTTACCTTGACAAAGGCTATAAGAAAACTTCTAAGTTTATCAAGAAACGCATTGTGGATACGCATTTGGATTTCAAAATATTAGAAGAATCCGAAATCAGCTATAAAGGCAAACTCTATGAGTATGCACAAAAAGAAAAAAAGGAAGTTCGCCTTGATGTGGTAAATGAATTTAGAAAAGGAGGGGACACCTACTTTGAAATATGTGTTCTTATTGACAATGTTCAAATTGCAAAAGAGGTATATAATTCTAAGAAAAAAGCCGAAGAGTTAGCCAGTGAAAAGGCATACAAGAAGATTATGGAACAATCTGCGCATTAG
- a CDS encoding methylglyoxal synthase, producing MNQVKNIALVAHDNCKKELIEWVECHWQKLTQYQLICTGTTGNLVKNKLAECIGNKTESPAINIKKLKSGPLGGDQQLGALICNGKVDILIFFWDAMEPQPHDVDIKVLLRIATLYNIVYACSRTTADFVISSPLFDKPYKAKLPEQINIYKKRKLK from the coding sequence ATGAATCAAGTAAAAAATATAGCCCTTGTAGCTCACGACAACTGCAAAAAAGAATTAATTGAATGGGTAGAATGTCATTGGCAAAAACTTACACAATATCAACTTATATGTACAGGCACCACAGGCAATCTCGTCAAAAATAAATTAGCAGAATGTATTGGCAATAAAACAGAAAGTCCAGCAATAAATATTAAGAAACTCAAATCAGGTCCTTTAGGAGGAGACCAACAATTAGGGGCATTAATCTGTAATGGTAAAGTTGATATTCTAATTTTCTTTTGGGATGCGATGGAACCCCAACCCCATGATGTGGACATTAAGGTTTTATTGCGAATAGCTACTTTGTACAATATTGTATATGCCTGTTCCCGAACTACTGCCGACTTTGTTATCTCTTCGCCACTATTTGACAAACCTTATAAAGCCAAATTGCCCGAACAAATTAACATTTATAAAAAAAGAAAATTAAAATGA
- the mce gene encoding methylmalonyl-CoA epimerase — protein sequence MKRIEHIGIAVKDIEAAIPVYENLLNTSCYKIEDVATQGVKTAFFKIGENKIELLAATRPDSPIAKFIEKNGEGIHHYAFLVDDIQAEIERLKSEGFVLINEQPVPGADNMEIAFLHPKSTLGNLIELCQPKK from the coding sequence ATGAAAAGGATAGAACACATAGGAATTGCGGTGAAAGACATAGAAGCTGCAATACCTGTATATGAGAATTTGCTCAATACATCGTGCTATAAAATAGAAGATGTTGCCACACAAGGTGTCAAAACTGCATTTTTCAAAATTGGAGAAAACAAAATAGAATTACTTGCTGCTACTCGCCCAGACAGCCCGATTGCCAAGTTTATAGAAAAGAATGGCGAAGGTATTCATCACTACGCATTCCTTGTGGATGATATCCAAGCTGAGATTGAGCGACTAAAATCAGAAGGGTTTGTGTTGATTAACGAACAGCCTGTACCGGGAGCAGACAATATGGAAATTGCATTTTTACATCCAAAGTCCACATTAGGGAACCTGATTGAACTGTGTCAGCCTAAGAAATAA
- a CDS encoding acyl carrier protein translates to MSDISTKVKSIIVDKLGVEESEVSMEASFTQDLGADSLDTVELIMEFEKEFNIAIPDEQAEKIQTVGEAVRYIEANSK, encoded by the coding sequence ATGTCAGATATTTCAACAAAAGTGAAGTCAATTATCGTTGACAAACTCGGGGTAGAAGAAAGCGAAGTTTCTATGGAAGCAAGCTTCACACAGGATTTAGGAGCAGATTCATTAGATACTGTTGAATTGATTATGGAATTTGAAAAAGAATTCAATATTGCAATTCCCGATGAACAGGCTGAAAAGATTCAGACCGTAGGAGAAGCCGTAAGGTATATCGAAGCAAACAGCAAGTAA
- the pstA gene encoding phosphate ABC transporter permease PstA → MIKSKKIKEQIAFTIFRFLGFMVLGVLLWILGFIVYNGISVISWDFIFSYPKDGMTAGGIFPAIVGTIYLILGSILFAFPLGIMSAIYTIEYAKDNWLTKTIRIMTNNLASIPSIVFGLFGMTLFVNTLGFGDSILAGSLTLGLLILPVVIRTTEEALKSVPQSYRLGSIALGANKIQTIKRVVLPAAFPNIITGLILSIGRVSGETAPILFTVAAYFLPKLPHSILDQVMALPYHLYVLATSGTDIESSRPIAYGTALVLIAIVLLMNTLAGIIKKRFEKYK, encoded by the coding sequence ATGATAAAGTCAAAAAAAATTAAAGAACAAATAGCCTTTACAATATTTAGGTTTTTGGGGTTTATGGTATTGGGTGTTTTACTATGGATTTTAGGGTTCATTGTCTATAATGGCATAAGTGTAATCAGTTGGGATTTTATTTTCAGTTATCCCAAAGATGGAATGACTGCGGGTGGTATTTTTCCTGCAATAGTAGGAACGATTTATTTAATTCTCGGAAGTATTTTGTTTGCTTTCCCATTAGGCATTATGTCTGCAATCTATACGATTGAATATGCAAAAGATAATTGGCTGACAAAAACAATACGCATTATGACAAATAATTTAGCCAGCATTCCTTCCATTGTTTTTGGTTTGTTTGGAATGACCTTGTTTGTTAATACATTAGGATTTGGAGATTCAATTCTAGCCGGCTCACTTACTTTGGGATTGCTGATCTTACCCGTTGTCATCCGAACTACGGAAGAGGCACTCAAGTCGGTGCCTCAATCTTATCGCTTAGGCAGTATTGCTTTAGGAGCCAACAAAATTCAAACAATAAAAAGAGTGGTATTACCTGCCGCATTCCCCAATATTATCACAGGATTGATATTATCAATTGGACGCGTGTCGGGAGAAACAGCACCAATCTTGTTTACTGTAGCCGCTTATTTTTTACCCAAATTGCCCCACAGCATTTTAGACCAAGTAATGGCACTCCCATACCACTTGTATGTACTTGCTACCAGTGGCACCGATATTGAATCTTCCCGCCCAATAGCTTATGGAACAGCATTGGTTTTAATTGCAATTGTGTTATTGATGAATACACTTGCAGGAATTATTAAAAAACGATTTGAAAAATACAAATAA
- a CDS encoding response regulator transcription factor — protein sequence MKENILIVDDDKSICEILEFNLKSEGYAVEIAYSAEEALKKISPTTQLILLDVMMQGMSGYKMLETIRTKGVRTPVIFLTAKDTENDMLTGFSVGADDYISKPFSIKEIVARIKAVVKRVANVADPVQKDIIVFNDLIIDTENQEVSIKNEIISLTKTEFEVLKKLAENPNRIFSRDAIMESVWGNEVYVSERTVDVHIARLRKKLGDYGSVISNRLGFGYKFDTKNI from the coding sequence ATGAAAGAGAATATTCTGATTGTAGATGATGACAAAAGTATCTGTGAAATATTGGAGTTTAATTTAAAAAGTGAGGGGTATGCTGTTGAGATAGCGTATTCGGCAGAAGAAGCTTTAAAAAAAATTAGTCCGACAACACAGTTGATTCTATTAGATGTGATGATGCAAGGCATGTCCGGGTATAAAATGCTGGAAACAATCCGCACCAAAGGTGTTCGGACACCCGTTATTTTTCTGACAGCAAAGGATACCGAAAACGATATGTTGACAGGTTTTTCGGTGGGTGCCGATGATTATATATCAAAACCATTTTCTATCAAGGAAATTGTTGCAAGAATTAAAGCTGTTGTGAAAAGAGTTGCTAACGTTGCTGATCCTGTGCAAAAGGATATAATAGTTTTTAATGACTTAATAATTGACACAGAAAATCAAGAAGTCAGCATTAAAAATGAAATCATTAGTTTAACCAAAACAGAATTTGAGGTTTTGAAAAAATTAGCAGAGAATCCCAACCGTATATTTTCCAGAGATGCGATAATGGAAAGTGTTTGGGGCAATGAGGTATATGTGTCGGAACGAACAGTAGATGTTCACATTGCACGTTTGAGAAAAAAATTAGGGGATTATGGTTCCGTGATTTCCAATCGTTTGGGATTTGGCTATAAGTTTGACACGAAAAATATATGA
- the phoU gene encoding phosphate signaling complex protein PhoU codes for MKHSEKEVLQLKEEVKLMWKLVIAQVDNAKKTLLYNDLVLASEIINREIDVNTFELKIDTHCENFIALYSPVAIDLRLALSLIKISSELERISDFTKGIAQFVIHKECEIMDTQLLVDLKIEKMFDILIGMLLDGYVAFETEQTKVSERIIANDMQVDEIYHNVFNVLADYMKTHPERSICLLKMMLLVRKLERIGDHNKNIIEEIVFFVEAKVLKHSGKAME; via the coding sequence ATGAAACATTCAGAAAAAGAAGTACTTCAATTGAAAGAAGAAGTTAAACTAATGTGGAAATTAGTGATAGCACAAGTTGATAATGCAAAAAAAACTTTATTATACAATGATTTAGTGTTGGCATCTGAGATTATCAACAGAGAGATTGATGTCAATACTTTTGAATTAAAAATTGATACCCATTGCGAAAATTTTATTGCGCTTTACAGTCCGGTTGCGATTGATTTACGTCTGGCATTATCCTTAATAAAAATCAGTAGCGAATTAGAACGCATTAGTGATTTTACTAAGGGTATCGCACAGTTTGTCATTCACAAGGAGTGTGAAATTATGGATACACAATTGCTTGTAGATTTGAAAATAGAAAAAATGTTTGACATACTCATCGGAATGTTGTTAGATGGTTATGTTGCTTTTGAAACAGAACAAACCAAAGTGTCAGAAAGAATCATTGCAAACGATATGCAGGTGGACGAGATATACCATAATGTATTCAATGTCTTAGCTGATTATATGAAAACACATCCTGAAAGGTCAATTTGCCTACTCAAAATGATGTTGCTCGTTCGTAAATTGGAAAGGATAGGTGATCATAACAAAAATATCATTGAAGAAATTGTATTTTTTGTAGAAGCAAAAGTTTTAAAACACTCTGGAAAAGCAATGGAATAA
- the rseP gene encoding RIP metalloprotease RseP: MGNITMIGQLIAALAILVTLHELGHFLAARAFGIKVEKFYLFFDAWGIKLFKFKIGDTEYGIGWLPLGGYVKIAGMIDESLDTAQLKSEPQDWEFRAKPAWQRLIVMVAGVVVNLILGIFLFSMGIFSYGDGYLPMKAINDNGGIAVTEIGKQFGFQTGDKITEVNGNPILKLEDLFASDIILADKIEVKVQREGQAQTLVMPKDYTNIISSNKKEPPFYARNPLLVDSVLAESPAANASLHKGDKITGFILDKDHVVSVQFQDELASALKDYADKPIVVMVERDKSILSLPIQLDTTLKLGILVKDVYSDKIEKVYYGFFKSFELGTTRSFGLIIANAKGLGQIFTGKIKAQNALQGPVAIATYFGKVWDWQRFWNLTAILSLILAFMNLLPIPALDGGHVFFLLIEMIIGRPVNEKIMHTAQVIGMIILLALMVFVIGNDIFRLFK, from the coding sequence GTGGGAAATATCACAATGATTGGGCAGTTGATTGCCGCCTTGGCAATTCTTGTAACACTGCATGAGTTAGGACACTTTTTGGCAGCAAGAGCATTCGGAATTAAGGTAGAGAAGTTTTATCTCTTTTTTGATGCATGGGGAATCAAACTTTTTAAGTTCAAAATAGGAGATACAGAATATGGTATAGGATGGCTACCATTGGGAGGCTATGTAAAAATTGCCGGTATGATTGATGAGTCTTTGGATACAGCCCAACTCAAAAGCGAACCACAAGATTGGGAATTCAGAGCCAAACCCGCTTGGCAAAGATTGATTGTAATGGTTGCCGGGGTAGTTGTCAATTTGATTTTGGGAATCTTTTTGTTTTCTATGGGAATATTCAGCTACGGAGACGGATATTTACCCATGAAAGCTATTAATGATAACGGTGGAATTGCAGTTACAGAGATAGGAAAGCAGTTTGGTTTCCAAACAGGAGATAAAATAACAGAAGTGAATGGCAATCCTATTTTAAAATTGGAAGATTTGTTTGCTTCAGATATCATTCTTGCAGATAAAATCGAGGTGAAGGTTCAGCGAGAAGGACAAGCACAAACTTTGGTAATGCCTAAAGACTATACCAATATTATTTCCTCCAACAAAAAAGAGCCTCCATTTTATGCAAGAAATCCTTTGTTAGTGGATTCTGTTCTTGCAGAATCGCCTGCTGCTAATGCAAGTTTGCACAAAGGAGATAAAATCACAGGATTTATTTTGGACAAAGACCATGTGGTTTCTGTGCAATTCCAAGATGAACTCGCATCTGCGCTGAAGGACTATGCTGATAAACCTATTGTGGTAATGGTGGAAAGAGATAAAAGTATCTTGTCTTTGCCCATTCAGCTTGATACCACACTCAAACTTGGCATTTTGGTTAAGGATGTTTATTCAGATAAAATCGAAAAAGTATATTATGGGTTTTTCAAATCTTTTGAACTTGGAACAACTCGCTCTTTTGGACTAATCATCGCAAATGCCAAAGGACTTGGTCAAATTTTTACCGGAAAAATCAAAGCACAAAATGCCTTGCAAGGACCTGTAGCAATCGCCACTTATTTTGGCAAAGTTTGGGATTGGCAAAGGTTTTGGAATCTTACGGCTATTTTGTCATTGATACTTGCTTTCATGAACTTGTTGCCTATCCCTGCCCTTGACGGAGGACATGTATTCTTCCTTTTGATAGAAATGATTATAGGAAGACCTGTCAATGAAAAAATAATGCACACTGCACAAGTCATAGGGATGATAATTCTACTGGCTTTGATGGTCTTTGTGATTGGAAATGATATTTTCAGATTGTTTAAGTAG
- the fabF gene encoding beta-ketoacyl-ACP synthase II, which yields MEKKLKRVVVTGLGALTPIGNDVQSYWNALQNGVSGAGPITRFDASLFKTKFACEIKNFDVTNLLDKKDARRMDLFTQYALVSTQEAINDSGVNIEAINKDRAGVVWGSGIGGLTSFFKEVIDYAKGDGTPRFSPFFIPMMIADIASGYISIRYGFRGPNYTTVSACASSNNALIDAFNLIRLGKADIILAGGSEACVNEPAIGGFNSMKALSERNDDPKTASRPFDKERDGFVLGEGSAAIVLEDLDHALARGAKIYCEMAGGGLTADAYHITAPHPEGLGAQMVMTHALEDANMKPEEIDYINVHGTSTPLGDISEVKAVQRVFGDHACKLNISSTKSMVGHLLGAAGAVEALAAIFALTKGIIPPTINHFTDDESFDPKLNFTFNKAQHREVNAVLSNTFGFGGHNVSVIFKKYNP from the coding sequence ATGGAGAAAAAACTGAAAAGAGTAGTCGTTACAGGTCTGGGTGCATTGACACCTATTGGCAATGATGTTCAATCTTATTGGAATGCGCTGCAAAATGGTGTGAGTGGGGCCGGACCTATAACACGCTTTGATGCCTCTCTTTTCAAAACTAAGTTTGCTTGTGAAATCAAGAATTTTGACGTAACTAACTTGTTGGACAAGAAAGATGCGCGCAGAATGGACTTGTTTACACAGTATGCTTTGGTATCAACCCAAGAAGCCATTAACGACTCAGGCGTCAATATTGAGGCTATCAATAAAGATAGAGCAGGAGTTGTTTGGGGCTCGGGAATTGGCGGTTTAACCAGTTTTTTTAAAGAAGTTATTGATTATGCGAAAGGAGATGGAACACCGCGTTTTTCTCCTTTCTTTATTCCTATGATGATTGCCGATATCGCCTCCGGTTATATCAGTATCAGATATGGTTTTAGAGGTCCTAACTATACCACAGTATCAGCTTGTGCCTCTTCTAACAATGCTCTTATAGATGCTTTTAACCTCATCCGATTAGGCAAAGCAGATATTATCTTAGCCGGTGGTTCTGAGGCTTGTGTAAATGAACCCGCAATCGGTGGATTTAATTCAATGAAAGCGCTTTCTGAAAGAAATGATGATCCTAAAACAGCTTCCAGACCCTTTGACAAAGAACGCGATGGTTTTGTATTAGGCGAAGGTTCTGCTGCTATTGTCTTAGAAGATTTAGACCATGCACTTGCCCGCGGAGCAAAGATTTATTGCGAAATGGCAGGTGGAGGTCTTACCGCAGATGCATACCATATTACTGCACCGCATCCGGAAGGATTGGGAGCACAAATGGTTATGACACATGCTTTGGAAGATGCAAACATGAAACCCGAAGAAATTGATTATATCAATGTACACGGAACTTCAACTCCTTTGGGAGATATTAGCGAGGTTAAAGCAGTTCAGCGAGTTTTTGGCGATCATGCATGCAAATTAAATATCAGTTCAACAAAGTCTATGGTTGGACACTTGTTGGGAGCTGCCGGAGCAGTTGAAGCACTTGCCGCTATTTTTGCTTTAACAAAAGGTATTATTCCCCCAACCATCAACCACTTTACGGATGACGAATCTTTTGACCCTAAATTGAACTTTACTTTTAACAAAGCCCAACATAGAGAAGTAAATGCTGTTCTCAGCAATACTTTTGGCTTTGGGGGACACAATGTCTCTGTTATCTTTAAAAAGTACAACCCTTGA